A DNA window from Mycolicibacter terrae contains the following coding sequences:
- a CDS encoding TetR/AcrR family transcriptional regulator has product MSNRHTASDYFREAMTVLQESGFPALTAAGLCSRMGVTRGSFYHHFESFDDFVAQLLAYWEQHYSRDLIAKSLSHDLRSQINKQAEFAISLPHGAEAAFRAWGTINPRVAAAQQRVDRLRHGGLAESLRRHGIPQEKADVYATIALATLAGMQVTQRPFDPAALRAVYDELARTLGRDVLPD; this is encoded by the coding sequence GTGTCGAACAGGCACACCGCCTCGGATTACTTCCGGGAGGCGATGACCGTGCTGCAGGAGTCCGGGTTTCCCGCTCTGACCGCTGCCGGCCTCTGCAGTCGGATGGGTGTGACGCGGGGATCCTTTTACCACCACTTCGAAAGCTTCGATGATTTCGTCGCTCAGCTCTTGGCCTACTGGGAACAGCACTACAGTCGAGACCTCATCGCAAAGTCCCTGTCGCACGATCTGCGGTCCCAGATCAACAAACAGGCGGAGTTCGCGATCAGCCTGCCGCACGGCGCCGAAGCCGCTTTTCGTGCCTGGGGCACCATCAACCCGCGGGTGGCCGCCGCCCAGCAGCGGGTCGACCGCCTGCGGCACGGCGGCCTCGCGGAATCGCTGCGGCGACACGGAATCCCGCAGGAGAAAGCCGACGTCTACGCCACCATCGCGCTTGCGACGCTGGCGGGGATGCAGGTGACCCAGCGCCCCTTCGATCCCGCCGCCCTGCGGGCCGTCTACGACGAACTCGCCCGCACCCTGGGCAGGGATGTCCTGCCGGATTGA
- a CDS encoding enoyl-CoA hydratase-related protein, which translates to MTVSAERAAPAALAERVGHTMIITINRPEARNAVNSAVSTAVGDALAEAQHDPTVRAVVLTGAGDRSFCAGADLKAISRGENLYHPDHSEWGFAGYARHFIDKPTIAAVNGTALGGGTELVLASDLAVAAPTATFGLPEVKRGLLAAAGGVFRIVEQLPRKRAMELIFTGEAITAADAAELGLLNAVAPDPLRAALELAERIVGNAPLSVQASKRVALGADDGIVAGENSCWERTAREYAALKCSDDAKEGPRAFAEKRPPVWTAR; encoded by the coding sequence ATGACGGTCTCGGCCGAGCGGGCCGCCCCGGCGGCGCTGGCCGAGCGGGTCGGCCACACCATGATCATCACCATCAACCGGCCCGAGGCACGCAACGCGGTCAACAGTGCGGTCAGCACCGCGGTCGGCGACGCCCTCGCCGAAGCCCAGCACGACCCCACGGTGCGGGCGGTGGTGCTGACCGGCGCCGGCGACCGGTCGTTTTGCGCGGGCGCCGATCTCAAGGCGATATCCCGCGGCGAGAACCTCTACCACCCCGACCACAGCGAGTGGGGCTTCGCCGGATACGCCCGGCACTTCATCGACAAACCGACCATCGCCGCCGTCAACGGGACCGCACTCGGCGGCGGGACCGAGTTGGTGCTGGCCAGCGACCTGGCCGTCGCCGCGCCGACGGCGACCTTCGGTCTACCCGAGGTGAAACGCGGCTTGTTGGCCGCGGCCGGCGGGGTGTTCCGCATCGTCGAGCAGCTTCCGCGCAAACGCGCGATGGAGCTGATCTTCACCGGCGAGGCGATCACGGCCGCCGACGCCGCCGAACTCGGCCTACTCAACGCGGTCGCACCCGACCCGCTGCGGGCCGCTCTCGAGCTCGCCGAACGGATCGTGGGCAACGCACCACTGTCGGTGCAGGCGAGCAAGCGGGTGGCGCTGGGCGCCGACGACGGAATCGTCGCCGGCGAGAACAGTTGTTGGGAGCGCACCGCCCGGGAGTACGCGGCGCTCAAATGCTCCGACGACGCCAAGGAGGGCCCGCGCGCGTTCGCCGAGAAACGGCCGCCGGTCTGGACCGCGCGGTGA
- a CDS encoding thiolase family protein: protein MNGDIWILGIAMTKFGKRPDRDAVGLGFDAAHAALADAGISVADVDVMAAGNLLGNPGFGQAVQKQLGQTGIPVFNVANACATGATALRTAILAIKAGEADLGLAVGAEKLAGAGMLGAAAKQRGGPKTWQPGGRLDAVTGVEGRIGTDLMPGVFAQIGMQYLRRHDYGGVPLDLFARISEKNHSHSTRNPLAAHTKAMSAEQIMNDVMIAYPNTRPMCSANCDGAAAAVLVSDERLQRLSPEQRRRAVKISASVLTTDPWEEACQVLPNVNTVTRNAATQAYEQAGLGPADLDLVELHDCFATAELVHYDNLGLCEPGGAVEFFDSGATWRDGRLPVNVSGGLQSKGHPIAATGIANVWEICQHLRDEAGDRQIAGARVGLAHVIGLGSTCGIHILEKAA from the coding sequence ATGAACGGTGACATCTGGATCCTGGGCATTGCGATGACCAAATTCGGCAAACGCCCCGACCGTGACGCCGTCGGGCTCGGCTTCGACGCGGCTCATGCCGCACTTGCCGACGCGGGGATCAGCGTCGCCGATGTCGATGTCATGGCCGCCGGGAATCTGTTGGGCAACCCCGGTTTCGGGCAGGCGGTCCAGAAGCAACTCGGCCAGACGGGCATCCCGGTGTTCAACGTGGCCAACGCCTGTGCCACCGGCGCGACCGCGTTGCGCACGGCGATTTTGGCCATCAAGGCCGGTGAGGCCGACCTCGGGCTCGCGGTCGGCGCCGAGAAGCTGGCCGGTGCAGGCATGTTGGGTGCCGCAGCCAAGCAGCGCGGCGGTCCCAAAACCTGGCAACCCGGTGGTCGCCTGGACGCCGTCACCGGCGTGGAAGGCCGGATCGGCACCGATCTGATGCCCGGCGTCTTCGCCCAGATCGGGATGCAGTATCTGCGTCGGCACGACTATGGCGGCGTGCCGCTGGACCTGTTCGCCCGGATCAGCGAGAAGAACCACAGCCATTCGACGCGCAATCCGCTGGCCGCGCATACCAAGGCGATGTCTGCCGAGCAGATCATGAACGACGTCATGATCGCCTACCCCAACACCCGGCCGATGTGCTCGGCCAACTGTGACGGCGCCGCCGCGGCGGTGCTGGTCAGCGACGAACGGCTGCAACGGCTCTCGCCCGAACAGCGCCGGCGTGCGGTGAAGATCAGCGCGTCGGTGCTGACCACCGATCCGTGGGAAGAGGCCTGCCAGGTGCTGCCCAACGTCAACACCGTGACCCGCAATGCCGCGACGCAGGCTTATGAGCAGGCCGGGCTCGGCCCCGCCGATCTGGACCTGGTCGAGCTGCACGACTGCTTCGCCACCGCCGAGCTGGTGCACTACGACAACCTGGGACTGTGCGAGCCCGGCGGGGCCGTGGAGTTCTTCGACAGCGGAGCCACCTGGCGCGACGGGAGGCTGCCGGTGAACGTCTCCGGTGGCCTGCAATCCAAAGGCCATCCGATCGCGGCCACCGGTATCGCCAACGTCTGGGAGATCTGCCAGCACCTGCGCGACGAAGCCGGCGATCGGCAGATCGCGGGGGCCCGGGTCGGCCTGGCCCACGTGATCGGGCTGGGATCGACCTGCGGTATCCACATCCTGGAGAAAGCGGCATGA
- a CDS encoding Zn-ribbon domain-containing OB-fold protein, producing the protein MTTSTQATVPIVGYLTLTDPPHLTVTVCTDCDAYYFDRRDGCASCFGTSFSTRAVSPTGTLETFTVVEVAAPGTPVPYIAGVVDCDGISVRANIVNVEASVDSVQLGMQLRLTSFPIGEDDEGTMAIGFGFEPIPDGEDGR; encoded by the coding sequence ATGACAACAAGCACGCAGGCGACGGTCCCCATCGTCGGCTACCTCACGCTCACCGATCCCCCGCACCTCACCGTGACCGTCTGCACGGACTGCGACGCCTACTACTTCGACCGGCGCGACGGCTGCGCGTCCTGCTTCGGGACGTCATTTTCCACCCGGGCGGTCTCACCCACCGGCACGTTGGAGACGTTCACCGTGGTCGAAGTCGCCGCACCCGGAACGCCGGTGCCCTACATCGCCGGCGTCGTCGACTGTGACGGGATTTCGGTGCGCGCCAACATCGTCAATGTCGAGGCGAGCGTCGATTCGGTCCAGCTCGGGATGCAGTTGCGTCTCACCAGTTTTCCCATTGGTGAAGACGATGAAGGAACGATGGCGATCGGTTTCGGATTCGAACCGATTCCGGACGGGGAGGACGGCCGATGA
- a CDS encoding AMP-binding protein — MRGPWDQRLGVWWIAEDHPDAPAVIASPSGRSLTFAELTGAAHRLAHALRAHGLVAGDVVAYALPNDVDAVIWQLATTEIGLRYLTLNPALSADEFAVILQHSGATAVVTHVDYLDRFTDTTTHAALRVVVAGAGSPLPTGFIAESELVCGQPHTPPGDRIQGDSIRYSSGTTGKPKGIVHPLDGRDPSEAANAMAVFGRAFSFLPFDGAHLVSTGMHHGGCQSFYLGALNVGQPLVILGRFDAEQTLAAIDEHSVTTAYMVPTQFVRMLKLPADVRARYDVSSLRSVVHSAAPCPLQVKKDMLAWWGPVIWETYGGTEGAATIAKPHRWLEKPGTVGRAIRGMHVKILDDEGKTLPPNAIGNVFIERADGKRFEYRNDAELTASVHRGAAFTIGDVGYLDDDGYLFICDRAKDMIISGGVNIYPAEVEGVLSGHPAIADVAVIGIPDPEWGEQVKAVVELIGDFEPSDELAAEIIAYCRDRLAGFKCPRSVDFTPALPRTEAGKLIKRDVRQSYWADAGRQV; from the coding sequence ATGCGGGGACCATGGGACCAGCGTCTGGGCGTGTGGTGGATCGCCGAGGACCACCCCGACGCCCCGGCCGTCATCGCCTCTCCGAGTGGGCGCAGCCTGACCTTCGCCGAACTCACCGGGGCGGCCCATCGCCTGGCCCATGCGCTGCGCGCCCACGGCCTCGTCGCCGGCGATGTGGTGGCCTACGCGCTGCCCAACGACGTCGACGCCGTGATCTGGCAGTTGGCCACGACCGAGATCGGCCTGCGCTACCTCACGCTCAATCCCGCCCTGTCGGCCGACGAGTTCGCCGTGATCCTGCAACATTCCGGCGCCACCGCGGTGGTGACCCACGTCGACTATCTCGACAGGTTCACCGACACCACGACCCACGCGGCGCTGCGGGTCGTGGTGGCCGGGGCGGGATCGCCGCTCCCGACCGGCTTCATAGCCGAGTCCGAGCTGGTTTGCGGGCAACCCCACACGCCGCCCGGGGACCGCATTCAGGGCGACTCGATCCGATACTCCTCGGGCACGACCGGAAAGCCGAAGGGCATCGTGCACCCACTGGACGGGCGCGACCCGTCGGAGGCGGCGAACGCGATGGCGGTGTTCGGCCGCGCCTTCAGCTTCCTGCCCTTCGACGGGGCTCATCTGGTCTCCACCGGGATGCACCACGGCGGTTGCCAGAGCTTCTACCTCGGCGCGCTCAATGTCGGCCAGCCACTGGTGATCCTGGGCCGCTTTGACGCCGAGCAGACCCTGGCCGCCATCGACGAGCATTCGGTGACCACCGCGTACATGGTCCCCACCCAATTCGTGCGGATGCTCAAGCTTCCCGCCGACGTTCGCGCTCGCTACGACGTGTCCAGCTTGAGATCGGTGGTCCACTCGGCCGCACCGTGCCCACTTCAGGTGAAGAAGGACATGCTGGCCTGGTGGGGTCCGGTGATATGGGAGACGTACGGGGGAACCGAGGGTGCGGCCACCATCGCAAAACCGCATCGCTGGCTCGAGAAACCCGGGACCGTGGGCCGAGCGATCCGCGGAATGCACGTCAAGATTCTCGACGACGAGGGAAAGACGCTGCCGCCCAACGCTATCGGCAACGTCTTTATCGAGCGCGCCGACGGAAAGCGGTTTGAGTACCGCAATGACGCCGAACTCACGGCATCAGTGCACCGCGGCGCAGCATTTACCATCGGGGATGTCGGCTATCTCGACGATGACGGATATCTGTTCATCTGTGACCGCGCCAAGGACATGATCATCAGCGGCGGTGTCAACATCTATCCCGCCGAGGTCGAAGGGGTGCTGTCCGGCCATCCGGCGATCGCTGACGTCGCGGTGATCGGCATCCCGGACCCGGAGTGGGGTGAGCAGGTCAAAGCCGTCGTCGAACTGATCGGCGACTTTGAGCCTTCCGACGAGTTGGCAGCGGAGATCATCGCCTACTGCAGAGACAGGCTGGCCGGTTTCAAATGCCCGCGGTCAGTGGACTTCACCCCCGCCCTGCCCCGTACCGAGGCCGGCAAGCTCATCAAGCGCGATGTCCGGCAGTCCTACTGGGCCGACGCGGGCCGCCAGGTCTGA
- a CDS encoding FadR/GntR family transcriptional regulator: protein MTPLNPELIAPPIDSRRAKLASRAAEQILADVMQLGWPVGHVLGSESELLERYGVSRAVLREAIRLVEHQHIARMRRGTGGGLVIDEPDVDAVIGPTIIYLLRTDATLDEIFDTRIVLEELVAELVADRATETDIAAIRETLDYEAHGNVADYRLLHTQLAASTGNPVLKLFVETFSRVINFHFNDTAALPADFEQEVCRAHDQLARAILTHDAGLARERMRRHLSAEADFVRSQPSTVQRLDPSDALAGSDSDKRGEALARQIVADILGNPPGTFIGSEATLMDKYQASRAVLREAIRILEYQQIALTRRGPGGGLFVTAPDIVALTDIIAIYLRRHGVNTRHLEEVRTWLELAVVERVAANLKADGAEAIRHALDTESGQGFALAFNKREDFHSVLGGLTGNRALELVHRVTMRLGWQFFAEFATSDPRSGEFARADVIEPAHRGIAEALIAGDTEVAIMRMRAHMTATSPTR, encoded by the coding sequence GTGACGCCGTTGAATCCGGAGCTGATAGCGCCGCCGATCGATTCTCGCCGGGCCAAACTCGCCAGCCGGGCGGCTGAACAGATTCTCGCCGACGTGATGCAGCTGGGCTGGCCGGTGGGCCATGTGCTGGGTTCGGAGTCCGAGCTGCTGGAACGCTACGGCGTCAGCCGCGCGGTACTGCGGGAAGCCATTCGGCTGGTCGAGCACCAACACATCGCGCGGATGCGCCGGGGCACCGGGGGCGGGCTCGTCATCGACGAGCCTGACGTCGACGCGGTGATCGGTCCGACGATCATTTATCTACTGCGTACCGACGCGACCCTCGACGAGATCTTCGACACCAGGATCGTGCTCGAGGAATTGGTGGCCGAGCTCGTCGCCGACCGCGCCACCGAGACCGACATCGCCGCAATCCGCGAGACGCTGGACTACGAGGCCCACGGCAACGTCGCCGACTACCGATTGCTGCACACCCAGCTTGCCGCCTCGACGGGCAATCCGGTGCTGAAGCTGTTCGTCGAGACGTTCAGCCGGGTGATCAACTTTCATTTCAACGACACCGCCGCGTTGCCAGCCGATTTCGAGCAGGAGGTGTGCCGGGCCCACGACCAGCTCGCTCGGGCCATCCTGACCCACGACGCCGGGCTGGCACGTGAACGGATGCGGCGCCACCTGAGCGCAGAAGCCGATTTCGTGCGTAGCCAGCCCAGCACGGTCCAACGGCTCGATCCGTCAGATGCCTTGGCCGGCAGCGACAGCGACAAACGCGGCGAGGCCCTGGCCCGCCAGATCGTCGCCGATATTCTCGGCAATCCACCGGGCACCTTTATCGGATCCGAGGCGACGTTGATGGACAAATACCAGGCCAGCCGGGCGGTGCTGCGCGAGGCGATCCGGATCCTGGAATACCAGCAGATCGCACTGACCCGCCGGGGTCCCGGCGGCGGTCTGTTTGTCACGGCTCCCGATATCGTCGCCCTTACCGACATCATCGCGATCTACCTACGGCGCCACGGCGTCAATACGCGCCACCTCGAAGAAGTTCGAACCTGGCTGGAACTGGCAGTCGTCGAACGAGTGGCGGCCAACCTGAAAGCCGACGGCGCCGAGGCTATTCGCCATGCGCTGGACACCGAGTCCGGCCAGGGTTTCGCGCTGGCCTTCAACAAGCGGGAGGATTTCCACTCCGTGCTCGGGGGGCTCACCGGCAACCGCGCCCTGGAGTTGGTCCACCGCGTCACGATGCGACTCGGTTGGCAGTTCTTCGCAGAGTTCGCGACCAGCGACCCCCGCTCGGGCGAGTTCGCGCGGGCCGACGTGATCGAACCCGCCCACCGCGGTATCGCTGAGGCCCTCATCGCCGGCGATACCGAAGTCGCGATCATGCGCATGCGCGCCCACATGACCGCTACTTCGCCCACCCGGTAG
- a CDS encoding enoyl-CoA hydratase/isomerase family protein, with the protein MILATPSDDQSSDSPDLIPLHDIEFTVNDEHVATITLNRPDALNAVSGRMAAELSWAWRRVRDSDDIHAAVLRAAGERAFCTGVDVKGDSGWFLKSNVWNTFDPGVLIAPKIGHRCWKPVITAVHGLAAGGAQYLLNESDIIICSDDAAFFDPHANASIVSALEPIGMLHRGVPLGEVLRWALMGTEERITAETALRIGLVSEVVSREQLWTRAHDIATAIAARNPTAIQGTIRAIWESLDMTRSTALQNGMAYTHIGNPPLAERRAAPRRNGPPVSR; encoded by the coding sequence ATGATTTTGGCTACCCCCTCGGACGATCAGTCCTCCGACTCCCCCGATCTGATCCCGTTGCACGACATCGAGTTCACCGTGAACGACGAGCATGTGGCAACGATCACGCTCAATCGGCCGGACGCCCTGAACGCGGTCTCCGGCCGGATGGCCGCCGAGCTGTCCTGGGCCTGGCGTCGGGTTCGTGACTCCGACGACATCCATGCCGCGGTGCTGCGGGCCGCCGGCGAACGCGCATTCTGCACCGGTGTGGACGTCAAGGGCGATTCGGGTTGGTTCCTCAAATCCAACGTCTGGAACACCTTCGACCCCGGCGTGCTGATCGCGCCGAAGATCGGCCATCGATGCTGGAAGCCGGTGATCACCGCGGTACACGGACTGGCCGCCGGGGGCGCGCAGTACCTGTTGAACGAATCCGACATCATCATTTGCTCGGATGACGCGGCATTTTTCGACCCGCACGCCAACGCCTCGATCGTCTCCGCGCTGGAGCCGATCGGCATGCTGCACCGCGGCGTCCCCCTCGGCGAGGTTCTGCGGTGGGCACTGATGGGAACGGAGGAGCGCATCACGGCCGAGACCGCGCTGCGGATCGGCCTGGTGTCCGAAGTGGTAAGCCGCGAGCAACTCTGGACCCGCGCACACGACATCGCGACGGCGATAGCGGCGCGCAACCCGACAGCGATACAGGGAACCATCCGCGCGATATGGGAGTCTCTAGATATGACCCGGTCCACCGCGCTGCAGAACGGCATGGCCTACACCCACATCGGCAACCCGCCGCTGGCCGAACGGCGCGCCGCGCCGCGCCGCAACGGTCCGCCCGTGTCCCGGTGA
- a CDS encoding cytochrome P450 family protein: MPKNPGTLSVTDLDSREMLDNPYPRLARLRASEPVSWAKSREHLRGSGGYMLTRYEDVLALHGGDDLYSTDLLKHTLFGKFAWVLPPTIRMLMQTMVFKDDPDHKRLRTLVVHKAFTPKRVAGLAPDIAKIAGQLADEIEANREVDLVHQFAVRLPLSVIATLLGVADADRDRFHQLVETLGGNSGRRDSRLRGLQTARQLAQLFEDLIEDRRRNPDDGLVSELIRAEVEGERLSHKETVAMVFLLLLAGHDTTASLISSSVLTLIENPEQLALLRAQPELLETTALEELLRYTTPVACGAPRIALQDTEICGVPIPRGAQVVGMLTAANRDDAVFENPDALDLHRKPNKHVSFAYGMHYCLGTHLARLEGRIALTTLLQRLPNWELTVPRDRVRFKSTVSLRGPVKLPVRMY, from the coding sequence ATGCCCAAGAATCCCGGCACGTTGTCGGTTACCGATCTCGATTCCCGGGAGATGCTCGACAATCCGTATCCGCGCCTGGCGCGGCTGCGTGCGTCGGAACCGGTGTCGTGGGCCAAGTCCCGGGAGCACCTGCGCGGGTCGGGTGGCTACATGCTGACCCGCTACGAGGATGTGCTCGCGCTGCACGGCGGTGACGACCTGTACTCGACCGACTTGCTCAAACACACGCTGTTCGGAAAGTTCGCCTGGGTATTGCCCCCGACCATCCGGATGCTGATGCAGACGATGGTGTTCAAAGACGACCCGGATCACAAGAGGCTGCGGACGCTGGTGGTGCACAAGGCGTTCACGCCCAAGCGCGTCGCCGGCCTGGCACCCGACATCGCCAAGATCGCCGGCCAACTCGCCGACGAGATCGAAGCCAACCGTGAGGTGGACCTGGTTCACCAGTTCGCGGTGCGGCTCCCGCTGTCGGTCATCGCCACCCTGCTCGGGGTGGCCGACGCGGACCGGGACAGGTTTCACCAGCTGGTGGAGACGCTGGGTGGGAACTCCGGCCGCCGCGACAGCAGGCTGCGCGGGCTGCAGACCGCGCGGCAGCTGGCGCAGCTGTTCGAGGACCTCATCGAGGACCGCCGGCGTAACCCCGACGACGGTCTGGTCTCGGAGTTGATCCGCGCCGAGGTGGAGGGTGAGCGCCTGAGCCACAAAGAGACCGTCGCGATGGTGTTCCTGCTGTTGTTGGCCGGCCACGACACCACCGCCAGCCTGATCAGCAGCAGCGTGCTGACCCTGATCGAGAACCCCGAGCAGCTGGCCCTGCTGCGTGCGCAGCCGGAACTGCTGGAGACCACCGCACTCGAGGAGCTGCTGCGCTACACCACCCCGGTCGCCTGCGGCGCCCCCCGGATCGCCTTGCAGGACACCGAGATCTGCGGAGTCCCGATTCCGCGCGGAGCGCAGGTCGTCGGCATGCTCACCGCCGCCAACCGCGACGACGCGGTGTTCGAGAATCCGGACGCACTCGATCTGCACCGCAAGCCGAACAAGCATGTGTCGTTCGCTTACGGCATGCACTACTGCCTGGGCACCCACCTGGCCCGGCTGGAGGGACGTATCGCGCTCACGACACTGCTGCAGCGCCTCCCGAACTGGGAGCTGACCGTGCCGCGCGACCGGGTGCGCTTCAAATCCACAGTGTCACTTCGAGGACCAGTCAAACTGCCGGTAAGGATGTACTGA
- a CDS encoding FAS1-like dehydratase domain-containing protein, whose amino-acid sequence MTQTAQAQDFDHAIKDEDIERAKLLLGVDAPTSIDEYYRELSADGIRNFARAYGDDNPLYADPKYAASTRWGGPIAPPMIHIAMARKMLGDPIPEDLRKATKGLFSGVHMFVSGQDTEWYAPVYPGDQLFGFGGLESIEEKASEYAGRSIIRIIRSVRVNQRAEVVAVTRMILIATERKKSRERGKYMDLKPATYTEEQIAEIDEIYAAEGPRGAEPRYYEDVAVGDALPKMVKGPFTLTDMICFHSGGYGLAPYGIGPGRVGYKNRQRAPKFYINNAAGIPDVAQRLHWENEWSQSIGNPMAYDYGVMRECWLTHYLTDWMGDDGWLVRQHDEMRKFNFIGDTQVITGEVVGKRVENGNGVVDIEFRATSQRGEVTAPATATVALPSRELGPVALPQPDDELRRKAVAMMMRHNELSRGSSR is encoded by the coding sequence GTGACCCAGACCGCACAGGCGCAGGACTTCGACCACGCCATCAAAGACGAGGACATCGAGCGCGCCAAGTTGCTGCTCGGCGTCGATGCCCCGACCAGTATCGACGAGTACTACCGTGAACTCAGCGCCGACGGGATCCGCAACTTCGCCCGCGCCTACGGAGACGACAACCCGTTGTACGCCGACCCGAAGTACGCGGCGAGCACCCGCTGGGGCGGCCCGATCGCCCCGCCGATGATCCACATCGCGATGGCACGCAAGATGCTCGGTGACCCGATCCCCGAGGACCTCCGCAAGGCCACCAAGGGCCTGTTCTCCGGGGTCCATATGTTTGTCTCCGGTCAGGACACCGAGTGGTACGCGCCGGTCTACCCCGGCGACCAGCTCTTCGGTTTCGGCGGGCTGGAATCCATCGAGGAGAAGGCCAGCGAGTACGCGGGGCGGTCGATCATCCGGATCATCCGGTCGGTACGGGTGAACCAGCGGGCCGAGGTCGTGGCGGTGACCCGGATGATCCTGATCGCCACCGAACGCAAGAAATCGCGCGAGCGCGGCAAGTACATGGATCTCAAGCCGGCGACCTACACCGAGGAGCAGATCGCCGAGATCGACGAGATCTACGCCGCCGAGGGCCCGCGCGGCGCTGAACCGCGCTACTACGAGGACGTCGCCGTGGGCGACGCGTTGCCGAAGATGGTCAAGGGCCCGTTCACGCTGACCGACATGATCTGCTTCCACTCCGGCGGCTACGGGCTGGCGCCCTACGGCATCGGACCCGGCCGGGTCGGGTACAAGAACCGGCAGCGGGCGCCGAAGTTCTACATCAACAACGCCGCCGGGATCCCCGACGTCGCGCAGCGGCTGCACTGGGAGAACGAGTGGTCGCAGTCCATCGGCAATCCGATGGCCTACGACTACGGGGTGATGCGGGAATGCTGGCTGACCCATTACCTCACCGACTGGATGGGCGATGACGGCTGGCTGGTACGCCAGCACGACGAGATGCGCAAGTTCAACTTCATCGGCGACACCCAGGTCATCACCGGTGAGGTCGTCGGCAAGAGAGTCGAGAACGGCAACGGTGTCGTCGACATCGAGTTCCGGGCCACCAGTCAACGCGGCGAGGTCACCGCTCCGGCCACCGCGACGGTGGCGCTGCCCAGCCGGGAACTCGGACCGGTGGCGCTGCCGCAACCCGATGACGAACTGCGTCGCAAAGCGGTGGCGATGATGATGCGGCACAACGAGTTATCGCGAGGCTCAAGCCGGTGA
- a CDS encoding enoyl-CoA hydratase/isomerase family protein: MTSADTLRIDTGTDTVLAEITDRVGIVTLHRPQRRNALHPEMYEAVPALLDRFAADDEVGCVLLTGAGNAFCAGGDVRDGGSAKAVPPGDRDEQIAARSAMLAGNARMVTLLHAMPKVTIAALPGAAVGAGMSIALSTDLRIGARSARLIPGWAKLAFSGDFGGAWFLTRLVGPAKALELLIADEPIDAETALRTGLFNRVVDDAELRAAALRWATEIAAGPSMAFAGTKANVLDAQQLSLEEALPRESERMVRSGMTEEHRDAVKAWLAAAAAKAGSRL; encoded by the coding sequence GTGACCTCTGCCGACACCTTGAGGATCGACACCGGTACCGACACCGTGCTGGCCGAGATCACCGACCGCGTCGGGATCGTCACGCTGCACCGGCCGCAGCGTCGCAACGCCTTGCACCCGGAGATGTATGAGGCGGTGCCTGCGCTGCTGGACCGGTTCGCCGCCGACGACGAGGTCGGCTGCGTACTGCTCACCGGTGCCGGCAACGCGTTCTGCGCCGGCGGTGACGTGCGCGACGGCGGCTCCGCCAAAGCCGTGCCACCCGGCGACCGGGATGAGCAGATCGCAGCGCGCAGTGCAATGTTGGCCGGTAATGCCCGGATGGTGACACTGCTGCACGCCATGCCCAAGGTGACGATCGCGGCGCTGCCCGGCGCCGCGGTCGGCGCCGGGATGAGCATCGCGCTGTCCACCGACCTACGTATCGGCGCCCGCTCGGCCCGGCTGATCCCCGGTTGGGCGAAGTTGGCGTTCTCCGGCGATTTCGGTGGGGCCTGGTTTCTGACCCGCTTGGTCGGGCCGGCCAAGGCGCTGGAACTCCTGATCGCCGACGAACCGATCGACGCCGAAACCGCACTGCGGACCGGGTTGTTCAACCGGGTGGTCGACGACGCCGAATTGCGTGCGGCGGCGCTTCGTTGGGCCACCGAGATAGCCGCGGGTCCGTCGATGGCGTTCGCGGGCACGAAGGCGAATGTTCTCGACGCCCAACAGCTGTCGCTCGAGGAGGCGTTGCCGCGGGAAAGCGAACGCATGGTGCGCAGCGGGATGACCGAGGAGCACCGCGACGCGGTCAAGGCCTGGTTGGCGGCCGCGGCGGCCAAGGCGGGTTCACGACTATGA